In one Solanum dulcamara chromosome 1, daSolDulc1.2, whole genome shotgun sequence genomic region, the following are encoded:
- the LOC129882760 gene encoding TMV resistance protein N-like, protein MSHTSSSKIHKYDAFLSFRGEDIRRTFVSHLYNALIQRRIDVFKDDERLETGKSIHDELPKAIEESKFAIVIFSESYASSKWCLEELAHIIKCRKELDQIVIPIFYNVKPSDVSHQNPPFAESFSEHEKKYKDDMEKIQRWRDAFAVSGKISGYHLQNYKDEADCIKKVVDKLISLLHIESDEDDDEISSVGIRGMGAKSPILIDGGKMSISSDKKTGKKCFMIAARALDIEWSNNPDYWEWLSHSDSRFVEVAKLKWVCWLDIRGKIETRRLSKRTKYVAYLVFKLENKFHGLETVNAVVRFVDSMSVKEAERRASVVHFSGQGPRETLPFKRGDGWMELKMGDFFNDAGEDGDVDARLMETEHLEAKGGLIVQGVEFRPQ, encoded by the exons ATGTCACACACTTCTTCTTCCAAAATTCACAAGTACGATGCTTTTCTGAGTTTTAGAGGTGAAGATATACGTAGAACCTTTGTGAGTCATCTCTATAACGCTTTAATACAAAGAAGAATTGATGTTTTTAAAGACGATGAACGTCTCGAAACCGGAAAATCAATTCATGATGAACTACCGAAAGCCATAGAAGAGTCTAAATTTGCTATAGTGATATTTTCCGAAAGCTATGCATCGTCAAAATGGTGTCTAGAAGAGCTTGCACACATTATAAAGTGTCGAAAGGAATTGGACCAAATCGTAATTCCTATTTTCTATAATGTGAAACCATCAGATGTAAGCCATCAAAATCCCCCTTTTGCAGAGTCTTTTTCCGAACATGAGAAAAAATACAAGGACGATATGGAGAAGATTCAAAGATGGAGGGATGCATTTGCAGTTTCTGGGAAAATATCAGGGTACCATTTGCAAAATTACAA GGATGAGGCAGATTGCATCAAAAAGGTTGTTGACAAACTAATCTCACTGTTACATATTGAATCCGATGAGGACGACGACGAGATTTCTTCCGTTGGAATACGGGGCATGGGCGCTAAATCTCCGATTCTTATTGACGGAGGCAAAATG AGTATTTCATCTGATAAGAAGACGGGGAAAAAATGTTTTATGATAGCAGCGAGGGCACTTGATATTGAATGGAGTAATAATCCAGACTATTGGGAATGGTTATCTCACTCTGACTCCAG attcGTGGAAGTGGCTAAACTCAAGTGGGTTTGTTGGCTTGATATTCGAGGCAAAATTGAAACTCGAAGACTGTCAAAAAGAACCAAATATGTTGCTTATCTAGTGTTCAAATTGGAAAATAAATTCCATGGCCTTGAAACTGTTAATGCAGTTGTTAGATTTGTTGATTCTATGAGTGTAAAAGAAGCAGAGAGACGAGCTAGTGTTGTGCATTTTTCAGGACAAGGACCTAGAGAGACACTACCCTTCAAAAGAGGTGATGGATGGATGGAATTAAAAATGGGAGACTTTTTCAATGATGCGGGAGAAGATGGAGATGTTGATGCACGATTAATGGAGACTGAGCATCTCGAAGCAAAAGGTGGCCTCATTGTTCAAGGAGTGGAGTTTCGTCCTCAATGA